A single window of Cataglyphis hispanica isolate Lineage 1 chromosome 2, ULB_Chis1_1.0, whole genome shotgun sequence DNA harbors:
- the LOC126859096 gene encoding uncharacterized protein LOC126859096, with protein MATLLTRNYFPLRVKRDSNRQQSGRVYTWCKDIGWSLGWKGILKNTLGVLVGAGATCGALLYFLDRSVRAGEYIVHPPRYPWDFEGYLTSLDHSAVRRGWQVYRTVCSTCHSLRYVRFMDLINVTHTEDEVKAIAAEYEIEDGPNEEGDYYTRSGRLSDLLPQPYPNEEAARAANFGAYPPDLTYFIFSKWNGRNYLFSVLTGFMDPPAGVSLSDQQYFNAYFPGNVIGMGQNLIDGAVDYDDGTSATTSQMAKDLVQFLSWTSSQNFDARKQMFIRMVGAWFILWASVVHYMRSTWSVLRTRQIAYIPKEK; from the exons atggctaCGCTTTTGACGCGAAACTATTTTCCATTACGAGTGAAACGCGACTCTAATCGACAGCAATCCGGTCGAGTTTACACGTGGTGCAAAGATATTGGGTGGTCGCTTGGATGGAAGGGAATCCTCAAGAACACTCTGGGTGTGCTGGTGGGTGCGGGTGCAACATGCGGGGCACTTTTATACTTCCTGGACCGGTCAGTCCGAGCCGGGGAATACATCGTACACCCGCCAAGGTATCCCTGGGACTTCGAAGGTTATCTCACATCCCTGGACCATTCGGCCGTGCGACGAGGCTGGCAAGTCTACAGGACCGTGTGCTCCACGTGTCACAGCTTACGCTACGTACGATTCATGGATTTGATCAACGTGACGCATACGGAGGACGAGGTCAAGGCCATCGCCGCCGAGTACGAG ATTGAAGATGGACCAAATGAAGAGGGAGACTATTATACGAGATCTGGAAGATTGTCCGACTTATTGCCACAGCCTTATCCGAATGAAGAAGCAGCTAGAGCGGCCAACTTCGGCGCTTATCCACCGGATTTGACCTACTTTATTTTCAGCAAATGGAACGgtagaaattatttgttttccgTGCTCACAGGATTTATGGACCCTCCAGCAGGTGTATCTTTGAGCGATCAGCAATATTTCAATGCCTATTTTCCCGGAAATGTAATCGGGATGGGACAG AATCTGATCGATGGAGCGGTGGACTATGACGACGGTACCTCGGCGACGACGTCGCAAATGGCCAAAGATCTAGTTCAATTTTTAAGCTGGACATCCTCGCAAAATTTTGACGCACGCAAACAGATGTTTATCAGAATGGTGGGAGCCTGGTTTATATTGTGGGCTTCAGTTGTTCACTATATGAGGTCCACTTGGTCGGTATTGAGGACCAGACAAATCGCATATATACCCAaggaaaaatga